One segment of Carya illinoinensis cultivar Pawnee chromosome 1, C.illinoinensisPawnee_v1, whole genome shotgun sequence DNA contains the following:
- the LOC122310442 gene encoding pentatricopeptide repeat-containing protein At3g61520, mitochondrial-like has translation MNKMSVPLSSSKQSTVFLLRLCLLKPQTPAIPYYPLHRHLSTEPNRPPQPLPQDKESLINEAVQLFQALEDGNSSSAQLHQLLFSSSSPSSPRIFRQITRRLTSSSQALEFFDYIRSNSPSQELTSLSSTFQAIFELPSREPDPQNKLLELYKTSKERNIPLTVNGATLLVRCLGRAEWVDEALAVVDELDPSLKNTHFYNMVVAMLFRSGRIVKALNMLNEMLQPGADCPPNDITGDVVFAALSRREWFGRSISDEEIFGLVSKLLEHGVFPDTFKLTQLITKLCRNKKIGRAWDVLHDVMKADGTLEAASCNALLTGLGRVGDFERMHTLMTEMKEIDIQPNVVTFGILINHMCKSRRVDEALEVFEKMKGVSDGLSVEPDVITYNTLIDGLCKVGRQEEGLTLMHQMRSENKCMPDTVTYNCLIDGFCKAGEIERAQELFDRMNKERVFPDVITLNTLVDGMCRLGRINSAVQFFDEMRREGLKGDAVTFTILINAFCNANNIDKAMELFNQMSKDRCSPDAIVFYRLISGLSEAGRMDDASSVVSMLKEAGFCLDIVRYNVLIGGFCRKNKLDKAYEMLEEMEQAGVKSDIVTYNTLISHLSKTGNFATAHRIMRNMIKEGLVPTVVTYGALIHAYCLNGKIKKAMKIFRDMSSSSKVPPDNVIYNILIESLCKKNEVELALSLMDEMKVKGVRPNVTTYNAMFKGLREKNFLEKAFDLMDRMVEDSCNPDYITMEVLTEWLSAVGETGKLKILVQKFFSGQNVFSLELLMGITQKD, from the exons ATGAACAAAATGAGCGTACCCCTTTCTTCATCCAAACAATCCACAGTCTTCCTCCTCCGCCTCTGTCTGCTCAAACCCCAAACACCCGCAATCCCTTACTATCCCCTCCACCGCCACCTTTCTACCGAACCCAATCGACCACCACAACCACTACCACAAGACAAGGAATCGTTGATAAACGAGGCAGTCCAACTCTTCCAAGCCTTAGAAGATGGGAACTCCAGCTCTGCCCAACTTCACCAGCTcctcttttcctcttcttctccttcctctcctCGTATTTTTCGCCAAATCACTCGTCGATTGACCTCTTCTTCCCAAGCCCTCGAGTTCTTCGACTACATCCGATCAAATTCGCCTTCACAAGAGTTAACATCATTGTCCTCCACGTTCCAGGCCATCTTCGAGCTCCCTAGCCGCGAACCTGATCCGCAGAACAAGCTGTTAGAGCTTTATAAGACGTCCAAGGAGCGGAATATCCCGCTTACAGTTAATGGCGCAACACTTCTTGTTCGTTGCTTGGGAAGGGCCGAATGGGTGGACGAGGCGCTGGCTGTAGTTGACGAGCTAGACCCGTCTCTCAAAAACACGCACTTTTACAATATGGTGGTTGCTATGCTATTCAGATCAGGGCGCATCGTCAAGGCTCTTAACATGCTTAATGAAATGCTTCAACCAGGTGCGGACTGTCCACCTAATGATATTACAGGTGATGTTGTTTTTGCTGCATTGTCGAGAAGGGAGTGGTTTGGAAGAAGTATTAGTGACGAGGAGATTTTTGGGTTGGTGTCAAAATTACTTGAACACGGTGTGTTTCCAGATACCTTTAAACTTACGCAATTGATTACCAAGTTGTGCAGGAATAAGAAGATAGGTCGTGCTTGGGATGTTTTACATGACGTGATGAAGGCTGATGGTACTTTGGAAGCCGCTTCTTGCAATGCACTCTTGACGGGGTTGGGAAGGGTTGGGGATTTTGAAAGGATGCATACGCTCATGACTGAGATGAAAGAGATAGATATTCAACCAAATGTGGTAACTTTTGGGATCCTTATTAATCATATGTGCAAGTCTCGAAGGGTCGATGAGGCACTGGaggtttttgagaaaatgaaaggagTGAGTGATGGGTTGTCTGTTGAACCTGATGTAATCACATATAATACTTTGATTGATGGACTTTGTAAAGTTGGGAGGCAAGAAGAAGGGTTGACTTTGATGCATCAGATGAGATCTGAAAATAAATGCATGCCAGATACTGTTACCTATAATTGCTTGATTGATGGGTTCTGCAAAGCTGgcgaaattgagagggcacaaGAACTCTTTGATCGGATGAACAAGGAAAGAGTATTTCCTGATGTAATCACCCTTAATACTTTGGTTGATGGTATGTGCAGACTTGGGAGGATCAATAGTGCTGTTCAATTCTTTGATGAAATGCGACGTGAAG GTCTGAAAGGTGATGCTGTAACGTTTACAATCTTGATTAATGCTTTTTGCAATGCTAACAATATTGATAAAGCAATGGAACTTTTCAATCAAATGTCGAAGGATAGATGCTCCCCAGATGCAATTGTTTTTTATAGATTGATATCTGGTTTGAGCGAAGCTGGAAGGATGGATGATGCCAGCTCTGTCGTATCAATGTTGAAAGAAGCTGGATTCTGCCTTGACATTGTGCGCTACAATGTTCTCATTGGTGGGTTCTGTAGGAAGAACAAATTGGATAAAGCTTATGAGATGCTCGAAGAAATGGAGCAAGCTGGAGTTAAGTCTGATATTGTCACATATAACACCTTGATTTCCCATTTGAGCAAAACTGGAAACTTTGCAACCGCCCATAGAATTATGAGAAATATGATTAAGGAGGGTCTTGTGCCCACAGTTGTCACTTATGGCGCACTTATACACGCATACTGCTTAAATGGCAAAATTAAAAAAGCGATGAAGATTTTCAGAGATATGAGCTCTTCTTCAAAGGTTCCTCCTGACAATGTAATATACAATATTCTAATAGAGTCTCTTTGCAAAAAGAATGAAGTAGAGCTTGCTCTGTCTCTGATggatgaaatgaaagttaaGGGGGTAAGGCCTAATGTTACCACATACAATGCTATGTTCAAGGGTCTGCGAGAGAAAAATTTCTTGGAGAAAGCATTTGACCTCATGGACAGAATGGTTGAAGATTCATGTAATCCTGATTATATAACCATGGAGGTACTTACCGAATGGCTTTCTGCAGTAGGTGAAAcgggaaagttgaaaattttggtTCAAAAATTTTTTTCGGGCCAAAACGTGTTCTCGTTGGAACTTCTAATGGGCATCACACAGAAAGACTAG
- the LOC122310437 gene encoding G-box-binding factor-like, giving the protein MAAIEKFLQFQDSVPCKIRAKRGFATHPRSIAERVRRTRISERMRKLQDLVPNMDKQTNTCRQHYSDPLTRCSTWTAKEKHSDTMQWTHAGQQRTHTCNTHAVHMQHTDITQTKEMHMDTSSYNMQQQELHSHMHTCSKEIIRKQEKHMQQQQGKTHAHADQQSNHSDGTNLEVADAEQQQKDTHMDGQHTLGYRWKATEPCTWSTGFQLFFFFSLYHFFCYSFELAVSLQTS; this is encoded by the coding sequence ATGGCTGCCATTGAAAAGTTCTTGCAGTTCCAAGATTCCGTTCCTTGTAAAATTCGAGCTAAGCGTGGCTTTGCCACTCACCCAAGAAGCATTGCCGAGAGGGTGAGAAGAACCCGAATCAGCGAACGGATGAGGAAGCTACAAGATCTTGTCCCTAACATggacaagcaaacaaacacatgCAGACAGCATTATTCGGACCCACTCACACGATGCAGCACATGGAcagcaaaagaaaaacattcggacaccatgcagtggacacatgcaggacagcaacgaactcacacatgcaatacacatgcagttCACATGCAGCACACGGACATCACTCAAACAAAAGAAATGCACATGGACACCAGCTCATACAACATGCAACAGCAGGAActgcactcacacatgcacacgTGCAGCAAAGAGATCATTCGGAAGCAGGAAAAACACATGCAGCAGCAGCAAggaaaaacacatgcacatgcagaccagcaaagcAATCATTCGGACGGAACCAACCTGGAAGTTGCAGACGCTGAacagcagcagaaagacacTCACATGGACGGACAGCACACACTCGGATATCGTTGGAAAGCAACAGAACCATGCACATGGTCTACGGGGTTccagctctttttttttttttctctttatcattttttttgttattcttttGAGCTAGCTGTAAGCTTACAGACCTCATAA